TCGGCGGACGACCTCGCGGCGGTGGGAGATGTACTCCGCTAAGGTTTCCTTCAGCGAGAGCACCCGCGGCTGGCCGTCGACCAGCGCGAGGTTGATGACGCCGAAGGTCCGCTCGAGATGGTTCTCGAGCAGTTTGTTCTTGACGACGTCGGCGTTCGCGCCGCGCTTGAGTTCGATGACGACGCGGACGCCGTCGCGGTCGGACTCGTCGCGCAGGTCGGAGATTCCCTCGATCTCGCCCTCGTTGACGTCCTCTGCGATACGCTCGACGAGGCGGGCCTTGTTGGCCTGGAAGGGGAGTTCGGTGACGACGATCCGCTCGCGATTCGACTTCCACTCCTCGACTTCGAACTCGGCGCGGACGCGGATGCGGCCGCGGCCGGTCTTGTACGCCGAGTAGATGGCGTCCCGGCCGACGATGTTCGCGCCCGTCGGGAAGTCTGGCCCCTTGACGTGCTCCATCAGGTCGTCGACGGTCGCGTCGGGATTATCGATCAGCTCGATCGTCGCGTCGATGACCTCGCCCAGGTTGTGGGGTGGGATGTTCGTCGACATCCCAACCGCGATCCCCGAGGAGCCGTTCACGAGGAGGTTTGGGAACGCCGCCGGCAGTACGTCGGGCTCTTGCAGACGGTCGTCGTAGTTCGGCGAGAAGTCGACCGTGTCCTTGTCGATGTCCTCGAGCAACTCCTCGGCGACGGGAGCCATCCGCGCTTCAGTGTACCGGGGCGCGGCGGCCGGGTCACCGTCCATCGAGCCGAAGTTCCCCTGGCCGTCCACGAGGGGATACCGCATCGAGAAGTCCTGGGCCATCCGGACCAGGGTGTCGTAGATCGCGCTGTCGCCGTGAGGGTGGTAGTCACCCATCGTCTCCCCGACGATCGAGGAGGACTTGCGGTGACTCGAGCCGCTCGAGACGCCCATCTCGTGCATCGCGTACAGGATGCGTCGGTGGACGGGTTTGAGCCCGTCGCGGGCGTCGGGGAGGGCGCGACCGGCGATGACGCTCATCGCGTAGTCGATGTAACTCTGCTCCATCTCGTCTTCGATACGGACGTTTTCGACTGACCGTGCCTCTACGTCCGTCGGATCGGGTACGTCTGAACTCATGTAGCTATATATTCTATATTATATGTCGATCCACTCTGCTTCGGGCGCGTGGTCTTTGATGAACTGCTTCCGGGGTTCGACGGCGTCGCCCATCAGGACGGAGAACATCTTGTCCGCCGCGGCCGCGTCCTCGATCGTGATCTGCTTGAGGATGCGGTTGTCGGGGTTCATCGTCGTCTCCCAGAGCTGCTCGGGGTTCATCTCGCCAAGTCCCTTGAACCGCTGGACCTGCGAGGGATTCCCGTTGCACTTCTCCTCGACGATCTCGTCGCGCTCGGCGTCGGTCATCGCGTCGTACGTGTTCCCGCGATACCGGATGCGGTACAGCGGCGGCTGGGTCGCGTAGACGTAGCCGCCCTCGAGCAGCGGCCGCATGTGCCGGTAGAAGAACGTCAACAGCAGCGTCCGGATGTGCGCGCCGTCGACGTCGGCGTCCGTCGCCATGATGATCTTCTTGTAGCGGACGTCCTCGACGTCGAACTCGTCGCCGATCCCCGCGCCGATCGCGGTGATCATGTTCCGGATCTCGTCGTTCTCGAGGATACGGTCGAGCCGGTGTTTCTCGACGTTGAGGATTTTCCCCTTGATCGGGAGGACGGCCTGGAATTCGGGGTTCCGGGCCTGTTTCGCGCTGCCACCTGCGGAGTCACCCTCCGCGATGAACAGTTCGGCCTCGTCGGGGTCTTTGGTCTGACAGTCGGCCAGTTTCCCCGGCAGCGACGTGGACTCGAGGGCGGACTTCCGCCGGGTCAGCTCCTCGGCTTTCTGGGCGGCCATGCGTGCCTTCGCGGCTTCGACCGCTTTGGCGACGATCGCCTCGGCGGTGTCGGGGTGTTCCTCGAAGTAGGTGCCGAGCCCTTCGTGCATGGCGCTCTCGACGATGCCGCGCACTTCGCTGTTGCCGAGTTTCGTCTTCGTCTGGCCCTCGAACTGGGGATCGGGGTGTTTGATCGAGATGACCGCGGTCAACCCCTCGCGGATGTCCTCTCCTTTGAGGTTGTTGTCGAGATCGGAGAGGAGGTCGTTGTCGTTGGCGTAGTCGTTGACCGTTCGGGTCAGTGCGGTCTTGAACCCGGTGAGGTGGGTGCCGCCCTCGCGGGTGTTGATGTTGTTCGCGAACGCGTGGATCGAGCCCTGCAGTTCCTCGGTGGCCTGCATCGCGACTTCGATCTGAATGTTCTGTTCCTCGTCCTCGAAGTAGATGACGTCGTCGTGCATCGCCAAGCGCGTCTCGTTGAGATAGTCGACGAACTCGCGGATGCCACCGTCGTACTCGTAGGTTTCGGAAACGGGTTCGCCGTCGTCCGTCTCTTCGCGCTCGTCGCGAAGCGTGATGCGGACGCCCGAGTTGAGGAAGGCCAGTTCCCGGAGCCGGTTCGACAGGGTCGAAAACGAGACGTCGCCCGTCTCGAAGACGCTCGTATCGGGCCAGAATGTGATCTGGCTCCCCGTCTCCTCGTCCGGGTCCATGTCGCGAACGCGCTCCATGTCGCCGACGGGTTCGCCGGCCTCGAACGCGTGGCGGAAGACGCCGCCGTCGCGTTTGACCTCGGCCTCGAGGCGTTCGGAGAGGGCGTTCACGACGGAAACCCCGACGCCGTGGAGGCCCCCGGAGACCTGGTAGGACTTGTTGTCGAACTTGCCGCCGGCGTGGAGGACGGTCAGAATGACCTCGAGTGCGGGGCGGTCGTACTCCTCGTGTGTGTCGACGGGGATACCGCGGCCGTCGTCCGCGACGCTCACCGAGCCGTCCTCGTGGATGGTGACGGTGATGTCGTCGCAGTGGCCGACCAGCGCCTCGTCGATCGAGTTGTCCACCACTTCGTAGACGAGATGGTGAAGACCTCGAGAATCGGTAGAGCCGATGTACATCGCCGGTCGCTTTCGGACCGCTTCCAGGCCCTCGAGGACCTGAATCTGCCCGGCTCCGTACTCGCTTTCCTGGGACATGTAAAACCTGCTTTCGGATAGCAGTCCGGCCCTAATAAAAGTCACGTGTACGCGCGCGAGCGCGAACCGAAAATCGAACCTAACCCGGAAAACGATGCGAGCCTAGATGACGTCGTCGAAGTCGTTGTGGCCCCGAATGTCGACGCCCTCGTCGGTGACCTCCGCGAGGAAGACGCCGTTCCCGGAGCCGGTGTCGCGCTCGACCGCGCTCTTGATGGCGCGAGCAGCGACCGACTTGGCTTCCTCGAGCGAGAGGTCGTCTTCGTACTCGTTCTCGAGGAGCCCGTAGGCGAGTTGCATCCCGCTGCCGGTGACGGTGTAGTCGTCGGCCATGACGCCGCCGGCGGGGTCGATGCTGTAGACGTGGCTGCCCTCGGCGTCGACGCCGCCGAGGATCGGGTTGATCGCCCGGAACGGGCCGCCGCGGGCGAAGTTGCCCGCGAGCGTCGCCAGCGCCTCGATCGGCATCGACTCGCCGCGACGCGATTCGTAGAGGTTGACTTCGGCGCGAAGCGTCGAGATGAACGACTGCGCGCCGCCGACCGAGCCGACGAGCGTGAGCGCGCCAGTCGGGTGGATCTGTTCGACCTTCTGGACGTCCTTGTTCGAGACGAACCGGCCGCCCAGACTGGCGCGCATGTCCGTCGCGATGACGACGCCCTCGTCGGTCGTGATGCCGATGGTCGTCGTCCCCGTGGAGTTCACGTTCTCGCCGTAGTCGTCGCCGCCCTGACTACCGTCGGGGAGCGAACCCAGTTCGGGATCGTACGGCGACGGATCACCGTTTCCCTGGGGCATCGACGGCTGATTCCAGTTATTCATCGGTCTCCTCCTCCGGCTGGTCGATCTCGGCGACGATCGACTCGAGGTGGTCCGTCTCGACCGAGTGGAACGACTCGTCCTCGGTCGTGATCGTCGCGACGTCGACGTCTTCGGGGTCGACGACCTCGTCCTCGGCTTCGCTGAGCGCGCTCAGCGCGAGTTCGATGCCGGCGTCGACGTCGAGGTCCTCGCGGTAGTGCTCCTCGAGGTAGCCCTGGATCGTGTCGCGGTCGCCGCCGATGGCGGCTGCCTTCCACTCGTAGTCCGTCCCCGACGGGTCGGTTTCGAACAGTTTCGGCTCGCCGTCGTCGATACCGCCGACGAGAAGGGCGACGCCGAACGGGCGGGCACCGCCGGTCTGGGTGTACTCCTGGATGTGGTCGGTGACGGCTCGCGTCAGCGTCTCGACGCCAATCCGCTGGCCGTACCGGAGCTGTTCGCCCTGTGCGCGGCGACGGGCGAGGTCGACGAGCTGGCGGGCGTCGGCGACGTGCCCGGCGCTCGCGACGCCGACGTGATCGTCGGCCTTGTGAATCTTTTCGACGCTCTCGCGTTCCATGAGCGGCGAGCTTACCTGCCGGTTGGCGGCGAGGACGACACCGTCGGGCGTGCGGAGTCCGACGCTCGCGGTTCCGCGCTTGACGGCCTCGCGGGCGTACTCGACCTGATAGAGACGTCCGTCCGGGGAGAAAATGGTGATCCCACGGTCGTACGCCTGCTGATTGGATTGTCCTTGCATAGATTTCGGTCTTCACCTCTGGTAAGGGATAGAAATATATAGGCCTTCTTCTGAAGGCAACTTCCTCTCCACTGGTCCGTTCAGCCCGAAGTAACAAGAACGTACTGCCGGCAGCCTCCCGAACGAGACGGTTCGGGACGACGAGGATCGATACGGCCGACGCCGCCGATTTGCGAAGCGAGGTAACGACACCGCTCACCGAGCCGTCGCTCCGATTCGGTTCCGATTTTCCGATCGCGGGTGCTTCGCCACTCGAGGCTCGCCCGCCGTTGTCGTATTACGTTCGAGTAATTCGGAGTTACTCAGCCAGCTATCTGAAGGGTGGTCTGCTATCTCAAGCTTTCCGCTCAAACGAATCCCCACCCTTGCATCTGGTACAGAATTCCGTACTACAGTAAACGGATAATACACTCCGTTGGCGTTCCCCGACCCTCGCAGTCGGTCACGGGGTCGAGGAATCGAGACGCCCGATCTTTTCGGGACACCATTACACATGGAAGAACACAGTACCGCGGTCGACGTTCCTGTCGAAAAGGCTAAAGAAACAATTCACCAATACGGGCTCGGACTCCTCTTTGCGGCGAATATTTTCGGAGCCGGGTCCGTCTACATCCTGACACAGGCCGGAGTCAGTTTCGGCTTCGGCCTCCTGTGGGTGTTACCGCTGACTCTCGGCGTCGGACTGACGATGCACGAGATGTCCGCTCGACTGGCAGCGAGGAACGAACCCCTGATGGACTACATCAGGGACGTAATCGGGCCGCGGGCCGCGAAACCGTTCGCGCTCGGCATCGCGTTCATCATGCAGTTCTGGAGCGTCGCCAACTACGCACTCGCAGGAGCGGCGCTCGTTTTTCTCACCCCGGTTTCGAACCTGTACGTGGGTATCATCGTCATGGCCGCGCTCGGTATCTCGCTCGTTGAGCTCCGCGTCTACAGTCGTATCGAGGGGGTCATCGCGACGCTCGTGCTGGCGATTTTCGCGTCCTATCTGGTCATCGTCGCGAACCTCCAGCCCCCGCTCGGTGGCGTCGCCCTCGGGTTCGTTCCGACGATCTCCGCCGACCTGAATTACCTGACGATGATTATCGCACTGCTGGGGACGACGGTCTACTATCCGAATTTCTTCATTCAGACGAGCATGCAACACGAGAAAGACTGGACGGACGTCTCCCGATATCGGAAAGACCACACGGTCGGACTGGCCGCCGTCGTCGCCCTCAGTGCGACGGTCATCATCGCGGCTGCCATGGCCATCCCCGACGGGACGCTCACGCTGACCGCACCCGCAGAACCGCTCACCGATATGATCGGCCCGTGGGTGCTTTCGGTGTTCGTTCTCGCCGTCGGGGCTGCGTCGTTCACGAGCGCGACCGGAACGCTGTTCGCTGCCGGCTTCATGGTCCCGCAGTCCTACGGACTGACGACCCACTTCGGCGACATGCCCTTCCGGCGGACCGTCCACCTCCTGATCGGACTGTCGGTCCTCCTCGCGATCCCGATCCTCGCCTTTACCGACTTCACGCCAGTGCGACTCGCGCTACTGATGCCTGCAGTCAACGGGGTCATCGGCCTGCCGATCACGGCGCTTGCACTGTTCGCAGCGATCAAACGGTCCGTCGAGCCGACCCGACTCGAGCGCGCGATCTTCCTCGCGGTCGTCGTCCTGATATTCCTCACGTCGCTCGTGACGGCCGAATCGCTGACTCGCTCGATTATCCAGCTCCTCTGAGATCGGACCGGGTCCGACCAGAAGAGTCAGGCGTGCTGGGACGGACACGTGAATACCACCGTCCCTCCATGTTCGAACTTCCCTTCCGACTCTCACTGACGCTGTTGCTCGTCTCGATCGCGTTCTTTTCCGGAATCGGTATCACCACCATCGGTCCCGGCGGCATCTTCGTGACGATCGCCCTCTATTCGCTGACGCCGCTGGCCTCGAGTCAGGTCGCCGGCACCGCTCACGCCACGTTCGTGGTCACTGGACTCGTCGGGAGCGCCGCCTACGTGTACTCCGGCGAGATGGACACGGGGGAGGGCCGTGCCATCGCGATCATCCTCAGCGCGACGAGCGTCTTCGGCGCGCTCGTCGGCGCGTACGTGAACTCCTTCGTGTCGCGCTCCCTGTTCGGGCTCCTGCTCGGCGGCGTCGCGATGGCCGTCGGCGGTATTATTCTCTACCGCGAGCGCCGAGGGTTTCGACCGATCTACGACCTCGAGCCGCAGACCCGGTCCGGCCGGATCGTCCTGGGTGGGCTCGGGTTAGTTCTCGGAGTCTGCAGCGGCCTGCTCGGGATCGGCGGCCCGGTACTGGCCGTCCCCGCACTGGTGCTCGTCGGGGTTCCGATGCTGCTGGCCGTCGCCGCTGCACAGGTCCAGTCGATTTTTATCGCGACGTTCGCGGCCTCGGGCTACTTCCTGCAGGGGAACGTCTCGGTTCCGGTCGCGGTCGTCGTCGGGATACCGCTCCTGCTCGGCGTCGTCATCGGCTGGCGGGTCGCCCACGTCGTCGACCCCGAGCGTCTGAAGGTCGGTCTGGGTGTCGTCCTGCTCGGCGTCGGCCCCTATCTCGCCCTGTGATCGCCGAATCGATCACTGGTTCCCGGTTGGTCGTTTCCGACCGGTCACCGGCAACGGTGAACTCGCCTGAACCAGACTGAAGGGGACAGGGATGGACGAACGAACCCATGACGCAACGGGTCCTCGTTCCGTTCGACGATTCGGAGCCCGCCGCCGACGCGCTCGAGTACGCCTTCGACCTGTTTCCGGACGGCGATTTCGCCGTTTTGACCGTCGTCGATACGTCTTCGCTGCCGTTCATCCCCAATGCTGCCGACGATGCCGACTCGAGCGACGACGCCCGGACGTTGCCCGATGAAGCCACCGCCCACCTGACCGCGGTCGAAACCATCGCCGACGAACACGGCAGGGACATCGAAACGCGGACCCGAACAGGGACTCCGGCGCAGGAAATTCTCGAGTACGTCGAACGGAACCCCATCGACCACGTCGTCATCGGCAGTCACGGTCGGTCCGGCGTCGCACGAATCTTTCTCGGCAGCGTCGCGGAAGTCGTCGTCCGTCACTCGCCGGTTCCGGTTACCGTGGTTCGGTGAGGGGCCGCCGTATCGGGGCTGCTCGCGTTCGGGCCGGGCACCGACAGCGCCGACGCGATCCGCCATCGACGCCGTCGTGTCGACGTGCGACGAACGCCGACCTGAGCCGCCGGTTCAGTTCGACGGACCGACCGCGATCGCTTCCGTCTATCGTTCTGAAAGTGGCACACTCCGGCACAACCGACTTATCCCCCGTTCTGGTATGGTGGTCCGATGCTTCCGCTCGTCGCGACCGCGCTCGCTCTCGTCGTTGGCGTGGTGGTTCTCGAGGTCGTGTCGTACCGGGCCCTCGAACGGATTCCGTCGGTTGCGACCGAGGAGTTCCCCGAGATCGATCGCGAATTACTGGGGAAGTTCAGCAGTTTCGACCCTGAACTGGGCTGGTGCCCCCAGCCGAACCGGGACAAACAGAAGGACACGGGCGATCACCTCCCCGGCGAGGAATTACGCAGCGTCGTGACGTACTCGACCGACGAGTACGGGAGCCGGATCTGTCCCGCCAGAGACCGCGACCCCGACGCCGATCCGACGGTCTCGACGTACGGCGACTCCTACTGCTTCTGCCGGGAGGTCGACAACGACGAGACGTTCCAGCATTACCTCGCACAGGAGCTCGACACCCACGTCGCCAACTACGGCGGCGGCAACTACGGCCTCGATCAAGCCCTCATGCGACTCGAGCGCCAGTATCCCGACGACCCGACCGATCACGTCTTCGTGGTCGTCACCGCCTCCTCGATCGCTCGCATCCTGAGCGTCTGGAAACACTATCAGGAGTTCGGCAACATCCTCGCCGTCAAACCCCGGTACGTCCTCGAGGACGGCGAACTCCGGCGCGTCGAGAGTCCGGTCGACGAGAAGGAGGACCTGCTCGATCTCGAGTCGAAGGCCGAATACCTCCGGAAGTACGACTTTCATTACGAACACTGGTTCGAGCCGCATTTCGCGTCGCGCCCGTACACGACTGACTTCCTCGAGAAGGGCGAACACGTCCGGTACGCGGCGTATACGGCCGGAAAGGAACTCGAGCGCCGACTCGAGCGCTCGATTCCGGGGATCGACTTCGATCTGGCTCAAACCCAGTCCGCGCTGCGGTTAGAGCAACCTCGCGTCCGATACCACGAGCGGCTGTTCGAGACTCACGAATACCTCTTCGACGCGCTCATCGAGAAGTTCGTCGAGTACGCGGACGAACAGGGGTTCGAGCCGACCTTCGTGATGGTCCAGCAGCTCCGGTACGCGACGTACGAGTCCGAACACGGGCCCATCTACGGCGACC
This portion of the Natrinema salinisoli genome encodes:
- the gyrB gene encoding DNA topoisomerase (ATP-hydrolyzing) subunit B encodes the protein MSQESEYGAGQIQVLEGLEAVRKRPAMYIGSTDSRGLHHLVYEVVDNSIDEALVGHCDDITVTIHEDGSVSVADDGRGIPVDTHEEYDRPALEVILTVLHAGGKFDNKSYQVSGGLHGVGVSVVNALSERLEAEVKRDGGVFRHAFEAGEPVGDMERVRDMDPDEETGSQITFWPDTSVFETGDVSFSTLSNRLRELAFLNSGVRITLRDEREETDDGEPVSETYEYDGGIREFVDYLNETRLAMHDDVIYFEDEEQNIQIEVAMQATEELQGSIHAFANNINTREGGTHLTGFKTALTRTVNDYANDNDLLSDLDNNLKGEDIREGLTAVISIKHPDPQFEGQTKTKLGNSEVRGIVESAMHEGLGTYFEEHPDTAEAIVAKAVEAAKARMAAQKAEELTRRKSALESTSLPGKLADCQTKDPDEAELFIAEGDSAGGSAKQARNPEFQAVLPIKGKILNVEKHRLDRILENDEIRNMITAIGAGIGDEFDVEDVRYKKIIMATDADVDGAHIRTLLLTFFYRHMRPLLEGGYVYATQPPLYRIRYRGNTYDAMTDAERDEIVEEKCNGNPSQVQRFKGLGEMNPEQLWETTMNPDNRILKQITIEDAAAADKMFSVLMGDAVEPRKQFIKDHAPEAEWIDI
- the psmB gene encoding archaeal proteasome endopeptidase complex subunit beta, producing the protein MNNWNQPSMPQGNGDPSPYDPELGSLPDGSQGGDDYGENVNSTGTTTIGITTDEGVVIATDMRASLGGRFVSNKDVQKVEQIHPTGALTLVGSVGGAQSFISTLRAEVNLYESRRGESMPIEALATLAGNFARGGPFRAINPILGGVDAEGSHVYSIDPAGGVMADDYTVTGSGMQLAYGLLENEYEDDLSLEEAKSVAARAIKSAVERDTGSGNGVFLAEVTDEGVDIRGHNDFDDVI
- the psmA gene encoding archaeal proteasome endopeptidase complex subunit alpha, producing MQGQSNQQAYDRGITIFSPDGRLYQVEYAREAVKRGTASVGLRTPDGVVLAANRQVSSPLMERESVEKIHKADDHVGVASAGHVADARQLVDLARRRAQGEQLRYGQRIGVETLTRAVTDHIQEYTQTGGARPFGVALLVGGIDDGEPKLFETDPSGTDYEWKAAAIGGDRDTIQGYLEEHYREDLDVDAGIELALSALSEAEDEVVDPEDVDVATITTEDESFHSVETDHLESIVAEIDQPEEETDE
- a CDS encoding NRAMP family divalent metal transporter, whose protein sequence is MEEHSTAVDVPVEKAKETIHQYGLGLLFAANIFGAGSVYILTQAGVSFGFGLLWVLPLTLGVGLTMHEMSARLAARNEPLMDYIRDVIGPRAAKPFALGIAFIMQFWSVANYALAGAALVFLTPVSNLYVGIIVMAALGISLVELRVYSRIEGVIATLVLAIFASYLVIVANLQPPLGGVALGFVPTISADLNYLTMIIALLGTTVYYPNFFIQTSMQHEKDWTDVSRYRKDHTVGLAAVVALSATVIIAAAMAIPDGTLTLTAPAEPLTDMIGPWVLSVFVLAVGAASFTSATGTLFAAGFMVPQSYGLTTHFGDMPFRRTVHLLIGLSVLLAIPILAFTDFTPVRLALLMPAVNGVIGLPITALALFAAIKRSVEPTRLERAIFLAVVVLIFLTSLVTAESLTRSIIQLL
- a CDS encoding sulfite exporter TauE/SafE family protein produces the protein MFELPFRLSLTLLLVSIAFFSGIGITTIGPGGIFVTIALYSLTPLASSQVAGTAHATFVVTGLVGSAAYVYSGEMDTGEGRAIAIILSATSVFGALVGAYVNSFVSRSLFGLLLGGVAMAVGGIILYRERRGFRPIYDLEPQTRSGRIVLGGLGLVLGVCSGLLGIGGPVLAVPALVLVGVPMLLAVAAAQVQSIFIATFAASGYFLQGNVSVPVAVVVGIPLLLGVVIGWRVAHVVDPERLKVGLGVVLLGVGPYLAL
- a CDS encoding universal stress protein translates to MTQRVLVPFDDSEPAADALEYAFDLFPDGDFAVLTVVDTSSLPFIPNAADDADSSDDARTLPDEATAHLTAVETIADEHGRDIETRTRTGTPAQEILEYVERNPIDHVVIGSHGRSGVARIFLGSVAEVVVRHSPVPVTVVR